TACAATTATCTTTAGGTTTCCGGGACCGTAAGAGAATGCCAAGAAAAGAGAATGCCAAGAATTTAAAGAATGAAGGAACCGGTATTATCTTGCGCACAAGCGTTGATAAAGCTAAGAGTTCGATTTTTGATAGGGCTTACGGAGTTAAACACGGATGATCGTGTATCCATAATAGATCGGAACCTTACTTCCTGATGGTGGAGCCACTGCTACGGCTAACTCCTCCCTACCGAAGGTTCTATGAAAAGTAAACCCCCGAATTTCCCTTCCCCCACTCTGTATAGAACTAACTACCTTAGCGATACGAAAGAGGCAACAATGAATAGcatctaatatattatcaaaactTTGAAGACGTAAATAACACTTTAATTACGCGCCGAAAAATTAGGAACTCGGATCTCAATGAGCTGAAGCAAGAGAGTGTGTTCTCGGTTCCTAACGGAAGTAATGATAAACGgctcaaaaagaaaagtagcAAGGTACACCGAAAACAAGGGACTGCAGGGTATTCCACATGGTCACAAGGAATCCAATCCAGATGAGATTTCATCCCGATGAACCAGATGATAACGTGGTTCGGCTTAAATCCGAGGTTAGCTTTCAACTTGCGCGCTTGTCCTTATAATCCTTGCTGATAAAAGCATTGCAACCTGAATGTTCAGATAGGAATGGTTGTATAACGTGAAGGGGCTGTCAGCTCTTACAATGACTATTGATCTCGCTAACGTTTCTGTTCGGAGGCAACAATGAAGTTTAGGGGTACTTTAGCAGATTCCTTCATTTTGAGCCGGTCATATTGACCCCTGAACACCACGATGTTAAGTGATATCTGGCTTACAAACGAAAGATAGAAGTAGAACACGGGAATAAAGTGCTGCCGTTGCTCGTGTCAGCATTGTCttcgatgatattgaaaaaacTTTGAACGATTCCGAGACTGCAGAATGGATCGATTTTCTTACAACGAAATTTGAAGGAAGACCATCTCGTGTTGCCCCTGTATCAGTCAATATACTCCCAGAACAGTGTGAGGATTTGTGTCCATGACAGCAATAGTGTGAATTTCCTCTCGTCCCCCCTGATAGGAATACAACGCGCAATGGAGTCGTTCTCATCTCGAAAACTCGCATGGTCCTAAATCGTGAACGGAAAAATTGTGTCCGGCGAGTAAATAATGGAAAGGCCACAAtaacaaattcaattaatGAAAAAATTGGTATGCATCAGATCCACACGCACACAACGATAAAAGGGTTTGGAGTatttggaggtggagagaaatagaaatgcCAAGATTTAAATTGGGCAGCCAAGGAAATCTCGCAGCAGAATCATTTTATCTCTTATCTTCGAATGTTTGCACAAACAAACACGAAGAACATGTGAAAAAACTCGACTTTTGCCGTTTGGCTGATTCCCTATTTCTATCGATGGATAATTAGCATCTTTCGCAGGGAGCATGTTCAAAGACAACTATGACAAAGCGTTGAAAGGAGCTTGAACGACTAATTGATAAACAATGTGATTGAGAATATGCATCTAGACACCTACACTAATTTTGTTCGCATCGCCCACAACCAAATTTGGacaaagaaatcgaaatgcTTAACGAGATAGCAGAAATGAGGGGATCTGAATAATGCCCAACGACAGACTGTTTTCAGATCACATCGTACCCATGATGCATCAGCCCCTCCTCGGTACATTCTCGCTTCTTTCCATATCGGTAGACGAGGCGTGGAGAGTCGCAGCGACCATATGGCTACTACCTATGTTATCTGCggatatctctttctttgtCACAGTCTTTGGTAGATATATCGATGGAGAAGGACCTCGAtttgtaatcttttgaaCCTCTCAACAGTAAGTTGATACCACCAAACTCCACGCtaaacaaacaagcaaataACCATACCCCAAGCTTTCACAGGTAgtccttcttcttggaagTTCTCGTATATTGGTTCATCCTCCATTCAACATCGCCATCCTTATTCTCCAACGTTCCTCCTCTAATTTCAAAGCATCTCATCGTCATACGAGGTCCAACTTCTGCGAGTTCCACATTTTGGTATCCTGTCTTAACGAACACGTGGTGTCGAACTTCGATACtatcttcaatattcttgAATGTGACAACTCTGCTTCCGATTTTCGTTTTGTTTGTAATCGCTTCTCTTGGGGGGAATATATGTTTCAAGATTTTGACGATTCGAAGACCCAATCTTGACGTAAAGCCTTCAAAGATTAGATGGGGATAAGACTCGCTGACCGTACCACGGGAGCTGTTGGGAATGTCATGGCGCAAAACAACATTGTGTAGAGAGAATGATATCGTGGGTCCATGCGGGAAGTGAGATAGTGTCAAGGCTGTTGGTGTACCACGATGTTCATGGAGGAGGATGATATCGGAAAGTCCAGATGCTTGGGCGGATGTAATTAGACTTGGTAGAATAAGATTTCCTCGATTTAGACGGATTGACGTTGGGATCAATAATCTGATCTCTTTTGCAAAGGCAGAAAGTCTTGATGAAGGATCTCTTGAAGTTGTGATCAGTACTCTAGGATCAACGATTCCAGAAAGTTGAGCGTATTCATCATCCAAGTCAAGTTCCTCGTTTGCTGTCAAATCTGGCCGGGATTCATCATATTTATAGTCTTCTCGTAGTTTTTTATCATTCGCAATCGATGGATCTAGGGGCTTGCCTGATGCTAGAGAAGCTCGAAGCTTTGCGCGCTTTTCACTGATCTCAGCATCTCGAAGGGTTAAGGCTCTTCGGTAGAGGTAATCTCGTCGCTGTCGAGCTTGTTTGCGCTGCAGAACATGTATTAGCCAGTCTGATTGGAAACAATACTGCGGGGAAATATATGACAATTGACATGAACACAACTTACAATCATTTTCACAATGGTTTTCCAACTTCAGGAGAGTTTGTGtgttgaaggagaaggggggaATATGAAGCTTTTTGGTGAGGTAGTTAGagcagaaaaaaaaagtttctATCACAAACCTTTATCGGTTGGTATCGGTATCGGTATCAGCACGCTAAGCACCCAAATAGCAATGTCACTTAAGTTATTAGTAAATGTGAAATCCCACAATCAAAAAAGCAACTGTGCATCTCTTCTCGAGTACTCCACCAACCCAACCAACATTGGTAAAATAAGTTCTGGGCCCCCTCACTGTTATACAAGAGATATCACACTCCTGCAGGACAAGTTGCGAATCACAGTCAAAGTTACGATAATGACTTGAAAGTCTTGTCCGGCTTTCAAGAATATCTCCAAACCCTTTGCGCCGCCCTCCCGCCACAAAGGCTACCTCCACAAACATAAGGAATTTATCCAATCTATTGTGAGTATGAATTTTTTCCTGTATTGTAGCGGGATCCTCAATGGTCGATCTTGATGTCTTCTGCTGTTCTCCCGAACTACAGCTGTTCTAACCTTTACCATTTTGTGTAGTATCTAGACATACTGTCATCATGGAAAGCGCTTTCGCCCACGTTGGGAACCACCTCATATCCGATTCTGCTGCAGCAATCAACGCCGGTGCAGATGATCTCTCCAACATTGATCCGGATGAAAGCTTATTATATGGTCAATACGGAGGTCATGGCGGTTTGGGATccagcagaagaagaagcgatgatgatgacaacGAGACTGAAGTATTCGACGACGATGATAACGAGAGCCTTGCAAGTGTTCCAGTCGATGGCATGAAAACTCTTGGGCTCCGAGGTCttgaggatgagaaggaaCTACCAGCACACGCATGCGCGTAAGTTGAACTATCAACAATCTAAATTGTCCTGAGCTGGGCTGATTTGATGTGTAGATACTGTGGAATTCACTCTCCAAGCTGTGTGGTTAAGTGCTTGGGATGCAACAAATGGTTTTGCAGTGCCCGTGGAAATGCTACATCTTCGCATATTGTCAATCACCTTGTCCGCGCAAGACATAAGGAAGTTCAATTGCACCCAATGTCGACCCTCGGAGACACTGTACTGGAATGCTACAACTGCGGTATAAAAAATGTTTTTCTCCTCGGCTTTATTCCTGCGAAATCGGATACAGTTGTGGTTCTTCTATGTCGTCAACCCTGCGCCTCCGCTCCATCTTCGAAGGATATGAGTTGGGATGTGTCCAAATGGCAACCGCTGATAGAGGATCGATCCTTTTTGTCTTGGCTTGTCTCTCTTCCTACGGACGCAGAACAGCTTCGCGCCCGACATCTCACGCCGCCAATGATTGCGAAGTTGGAGGAGATGTGGAAGGATAATGTTAACGCTACCCTTTCCGATTTGGAAAAGGCTGCtggaattgatgatgatccAGCCCCTGTCCTTCTTAAATACGATGATGCCTATCAGTATCAAAATGTCTTCGGGCCTTTAGTCAAGATTGAGGCAGATTACGACCGCAAGCTTAAGGAAGCTCAATCTGAAGATGGTTTAATTATCCGTTGGGATTATGGTTTGAATAACAAACACTTGGCCAGTTTCATTCTTCCAAAGATAGAGCTTGGCGATGTAAAGCTCGCTGTAGGCGATGAGATGCGACTTAAGTACAAAGGAGAGCTACGACCTGTCTGGGAGGGTGTTGGATATGTGGTCAAAATTCCGAATAATCAATCTGATGAAGTTACCATCGAACTCCGAAAGGTTGGCAACGATAAATCAGTCCCAACGGAATGCACCCACAACTTTTCTGCCGATTATGTCTGGAAAGCAACATCATACGACCGCATGCAATTTGCTATGAAGACTTTCGCCGTAGACGAAATGAGTGTATCAGGATACATTTTCCACAAACTTCTTGGTCACGAGGTGGCTGCCGCTccaatgaaaattcaaatgcCCAAGAAATTCAGCGTTCCTGGTCTACCAGAATTAAATAGCAGTCAAATTAGCGCCGTCAAAAGCGTATTGCAAAAGCCTTTGAGTCTTATTCAAG
The nucleotide sequence above comes from Botrytis cinerea B05.10 chromosome 14, complete sequence. Encoded proteins:
- the Bcimp4 gene encoding Bcimp4, whose protein sequence is MIRKQARQRRDYLYRRALTLRDAEISEKRAKLRASLASGKPLDPSIANDKKLREDYKYDESRPDLTANEELDLDDEYAQLSGIVDPRVLITTSRDPSSRLSAFAKEIRLLIPTSIRLNRGNLILPSLITSAQASGLSDIILLHEHRGTPTALTLSHFPHGPTISFSLHNVVLRHDIPNSSRGTVSESYPHLIFEGFTSRLGLRIVKILKHIFPPREAITNKTKIGSRVVTFKNIEDSIEVRHHVFVKTGYQNVELAEVGPRMTMRCFEIRGGTLENKDGDVEWRMNQYTRTSKKKDYL